The window agaaacatgattacaggacaaagaatcaggcaaaacattacacatagaatatacataatacagaacccccagtgagcgcggaggcaaggaaaaactccctcagagctgcaggaggaggaagaaaccttgggaggaccaagactcacatttgaggggggaccatcctaccactggtcaaacggcttttaaattaaaatttaaaaagtcttttatacatccatataggttttatgtactcaggagtgtaatagcgccactaatggcttggatgtaatctgtagtggagagtaagatggtcgatgagcagctgatctgtggtggtggtggagaagagctgacttcagaaacttccatcagtctggccggacaggagacgcgagagcctgagggtccaacatcgttatcgggtcagacaggtgggcagtcagtaactcggaggaaagcagagagatggaattagttttgactggatttatgcaaaactgagaatattaaaacattatcagagtgtggcaaatgactccggcagaactgaataaaccagcctaactaaaggcagagagccagaaggtaacatagacatggaggcaccctgaaacaccagcatccacccactccaccgtccacaaacctgagtgaccgtgtgcagtgggagaacaacagcaccatcatctcagtttaccacagtttcctctgtccatgaacccctgaatctgcagccttatctaaagggaaaaacattaattaccaaaagctaaactaaacaagtaagttttcagtctagacttaaagattgagactgtgtctgagtcccgaacatattcggggagattattccagagttgaggcgctttataagagaaagctcttcctcctgcagagctcctctgaattttaggaactactaataaaccagcaccctgagatctgagtaatcgcggtggttcataacaggagatgaggtcttgtaaatactcaggagcgagtccatgtagggctttatacgttaacaggagaattttatagtctatgcggaatttgactggaagccagtgcagtgctgatagtactggactaatatggtcaaattttctagttttagtaaggaccctggctgcagcattttgaactagctgaagtttatttaagttactgccggaacatccagacagtagtgcattacaataatctagccttgaggtaatgaaggcatggactaatttttctgcgtcatgcagtgatagggcatttcttagcttggcaatattacggaggtgtagaaaagctgttctagtaacattagatatgtgtttatcgaatgctagatctgaatctatgataactccaaggtttttagctgctgaaccaggggtggctgagaagtcagccagatttagcattaagtctgataatttatttctagcagctttggggcctaataggagaacttctgttttatcactatttaataggaggaagttgtgcgacatccatgattttacatcttctacacaatcctcgattttctttaatctcactctgtcatcaggtttggctgatatgaagagctgcatgtcatccgcataacaatgaaaattcacattgtgttttctaataactttgcccagtgggagcatatataatgtaaataataacggtcctaatatagagccttgtggaattccatatcttaccttggtataactggaagacatatcatttaacctcacaaactgatagcgatcggttaagtacgatttaaaccatgctaaggcacttccggttacaccgaccatgttctctagtctttctaaaaggatagtatgatctattgtatcaaaggctgcgctcagatcgagaagtacgagtaaggaaacacagccttggtcggcggctataagtagatcgtttgttattctaactaaagctgtctcagtgctatgataaggcctaaatccagattgaaatttttcatagatctggtttctttgcaggtaagagcaaagttgttgggctacagctttttctaaaatcttagaaataaagggtaagtttgaaataggtctatagttagacagtacactaggatcaagatttggtttcttgatcagaggtttaattacagctgttttaaaggctttgggtacatggcccagggtgagcgatgagtttactatcattaacagaggtttaattatatctggcagtacctgttttagtaattttgtgggaacagcatcaagtgtgcaggttgtgctgtttgaagaggagataattttctctagttctagctgtggaagtgggttaaagacttccaacctaacttcagtaacagggttttgttctagatcagccagaccagatgacagagaggatgtaatatttatctgtttaattttatcccgaatgttttcaattttactattgaagaagtccataaaatcgttgctggtgtaaatgactggaatctgaggttcagtacctgcctggtttttagttaatttggaaataacactaaagagaactctaggattatttttattaatctcgatctgtgaggccagatacgctgaacgggctttatttagttcttttctatatttaacaagactgtctttccacgcagagtgaaacacttccagtttagttgatcgatatttacgctctaaatttcgtactaactgctttaaggtacgagtttgatcattgtaccacggtgcgagctttttctgtctctctattttgtgtttaaggggtgctacaacatctaaggtagagcgaaaggtattttctaaaccttcggttagtttgtctagttctactgggtctataggagaatatattagagttgataagtctggaagcttatctgtaaattgttgggctgtaaaaggcgtaattgaacgttttacagggtagctaggggatgtacgtatattatgactaagatgtaatttaaatgaaataaggtaatgatctgaaattgcggaggtttgagaacgaatattcgggttatctatgctcacacccagggtcaaaactaaatccagagtatgattacagtaatgagtaggtcctgttatattttgaataataccaactgagtctaaaatcgatgtgaatgccttttttaatggatcatccaatttttcgaaatgaatgttgaagtctccaactataatcactttatcattacttactgctaagtctgtgacaaaatcactaaattcttttaaaaattctaaatagggccctggtggtctgtagatattaattaaagaaaatgcattcttttttgtaactggattaattatactggtgtaaagaagctcaaaagaagtaaaattatcatagtgtttctgattgctaactaaggtactttggaaaaatatgcagaccccacctcctctaccggacaatctcggattgtgtatataattatagcctgcaggggtggcttcatttaatgctacatattcatttggcctaatccaggtttctgtcagacacagaacatcgaatttctgatcagttatcatttcattcaccagaactgcttttgaatttagagatctaatattaagtaaaccaatctttaggcttgaaatgttagtactacagtctggatatgattgtttaatataagttaagttatttagatttactgttttagttttttgatgtttttgtttgactcgggggacagacacagtctgaatacattggtatctaggtaacgtctctttgcagctcgcagacggtcggttaagcctctctgtctgcggcctggtcccggctctggattgtcagcagcttctaatactactctgccgactaactaaaagactatgagctatgctgcatgaaagtaaggcagcaccctcccgcgtggggtggacaccatccctacctaaaagaccaggcttgccctcaaagtgtagccagttatctataaagcccacatgattttctgcacaccacttggacatccagcggttcagcgaagaaagcctgctgtaagcttcatcaccacgcctcattgggatggggccagagcagattacctcctcggacagcgtctgggcctgtttaatcacctctttaatattagccttagttacttcagactgccgcagacgaatatcattggcccctacatgaattactaccctcgaatatctcctattccctaacctgaggttgccactaacgtccggtgctctggctcccggtaaacaagtaactgttgccgctggtgcccctaaaggagtagctaatttcacgtgtcggacgatagagtctcctatcaccagagtacctttaacaggctcctcagttggtgcttcactgagcggggcaaacctgtttgacacgtgaactgggggagcgtggtgtttaggtgggctggctgtggcctttgcggtagcattagccttagcctttcgactatgccgccgagacgttacccattcgccccgctgtgagggctctaaggccggagtcgagggggtactaactctccctgagacacccggggctgctaacagtgaatcctgctgtctatcccttattaaaccccggacgtgcagctctaacttattcaccttatccaccaaggtgctaactatctcacacttagtacaaataccactattgttaccagtatcggtggataagggatctaagctatacatgccacactctaaacaggtgtaaacctgagcagaagccatggagaaaaaaaagcactcaccttgtttcagttgaaattagaaacttacacaaacaaactgcagcagcaaacagctaatccagcaaacctgaggaaaaagtctataaaagtagactgagagtggattaataggtgtgtagagcaaagaggaagcagactaaaagtggattagtaagtgtgaagagagtaaaagagaagaaaacagagaaaagtgtagaagctgaagattaaagcaagctctcagcagcagaccagcacagcagcagaccagcacagcagcagaccagagtagagtagtagagagcagagcagggagcagagcagggagcagagcagggagcagagcagggagcagagcagggagcagagcagggagcagagcaggtgtCATCAGCCATGGTgtcaccaccatgcttgactgttcGGACAAGCCTGGCCTCGGCACGGGAGAAAACTTTGAAAGGCTGTCTAGGCTGTGGAAGGTTAACAGTAGCTCCATTAGCCTTCCACTTCTGGATGATGCTCCCAATGGTGGAGACAGGTAGGCCCAACAGTTTGAAAAGGGTTTTGTACCCCTTGCCAGCCTTGTGACCCTCCACAATTGTGTCTCTTATGGCCTTGAAATGCTCCTTAGTCTTTCCCATGTTGACCATGTATGAGTGCTGTTCACAAGTTTGGGGAGGGGCTTAAATAGTCAGAAAAGGTGTTAAAAACAGATAATTAATCCAAACATGTGTAGCTCATTGTTCCTTATGCCTCAATTACTTCTTAATACTTGAGGGAACCAAACAGAATTCTGGTGGTTTAAGGAGTTGAATAATAATTGACCCGCTGAATAAactttttacaatttaaaaaaacaataaacaaagaaataacattCTTTTTTGCTGCAGTGCATTTCACACGTCCAGGCTGATCTACAGTCCAAATGTCACAATGCCAAGTTGACTCCGAATGTGTAAACCTACAAAATGTGCAGGGGGTTGAATACTACTTGGAGGCACTGTATATACATACTGTGCAAAGAGTGTTGATGACTtatcacaacacacactctaaacttaacacacacacactgatacacacatactcaaataaatactattaaaaaaaatagtgttgatGCCTTATTACATCACACAGACTAAActcatcacacacatacacacatatataaatactgtgcaAAAATTGTTGTTCATTtatcaccacacacactaaactcaacacacacacactgacatacactattactcaaataaatattgtgtaaaaatagGGTTGATGCcttatcacatcacacacactaaactcaacacacacatacacacatatatactgtgCAAAAAATGTTGTTCGCTTATCACCACACACTAAGttcaacacacatatacacataaataaataaaaaatagtgttgatgcctaatcacatcacacacactaaacttaacacacacatacatactgtgCAAAAATGTTGTAGCcttatcacatcacacacacacactaaaactcacacatacacacatatatagtgtGCAAAAAATGTTGTTCGCTtatcaccacacacactaaactcaacacacacatacatacatattcaaataaatactgtgaaaagtgtttttcacttagcacattacacacactaaactcaacacacatacacacatatataaataaaaaatgttgatgCCTAATCACATCACAGACACTAaacttaacacacacatacacacacataaatactgtgccaaaatttagttgccttatcacatcacacacacacactaaactcaatatacacacacactaaaacacacacacatacataaatactgtgcaaaaaaaataattttggttacttatcacatcacacacacacaatgacttAATAGTCCCAGTCCCAACTGAAAATCACCTCCTTTTTAAGGGCAACAACTTTAAAATGGGTAACTTATCCCCACAGTGCTGTCTGCTGTAGCCATAATTATTCTGACCAGCTCAGGTATTTTGCTTTGGTGCCAGGAATATGCAGTTTTTTCTGTGTTGCTGCTTATCAGAGTTCTCTGTGTAGCCCCTGGAGTCTCCAttgtgttggggttgttgctttcCCATGAGCCACATGGGGAGATGTAAAACTTCTGGTGTTAGTGCACTGGTGGTGCTTAGCAGAGTTCTCTGTGCAGCCCCTGGACTGTCCActgtggctgttggggtgttgcTGGCCCTTAAACCatgtaaagagatagggagctttGTTAGTGCACTGGGGGTGCTTGGCAGAGTTCTCTGTGAAGCCCCTGGAGTCTCCAttgtgttggggttgttgctttcCCATGAGCCACATGGGGAGATGTAAAACTTCTGGTGTTAGTGCACTGGTGGTGCTTGGCAGAGTTCTCTGTGCAGCCCCTGGACTGTCCActgtggctgttggggtgttgcTGTCCTTCAAACCATGTAAAGCGATAGAGAGCTTTGTTAGTGCACTGGTGGTGCTTGGCAGCTTGGCAGAGTTCTCTGCAAAGCTCCTGGactgtccattgtggctgttgggTGTTGCTGTCCCTCAAGTCATGTAGAGAGATAGGGAGCTTTGGTAGTGCACTGGTGGTGCTTGGCAGAGTTATCTGTGCAGCCACTGGACTATCCTCTGTAGCTGTTTGGGTGTCGCTGTCCCACAAACCATGTAAAGAGATGGGGGGAGGAAGAGTTTAGGTAGTGCTCTGGTGGTGCTGGATGCCTGGCAAGTTGGAGGGGTTCTCTGTGCAGCCTCAGAAGTCTCCATAGTGTTGGGGTTGTTGTTCTGTGCTGCCCATAGACTGTCCATTGGGGCTGTTGCTGTCCCTCAAACCATGTAAAGAGAGGAGAGGCCTTGGGTTGTGCACTGGTCGTGCAGAGCAATGCAGAGTAAACACTTTAACTGTCTTGGCTGGCTGAAGTCCTTGGCCTTTTCTCAGCACTCTGCATTCAACTACCACCAGAGAATTAAGGCCCCCCCCGCCCCAAACAATAACAGGAGATCTCCTGTGGGACTTTCACAGCTTTTTCAGGCTGCCAGAGAGCTTGGTGGGACTCTCTGTGTAGCCTTGGGCCATTCTGGTGGACCTGGCCATTTGTGATTGAATAGAGCTATATCACCTTCCGACCTTCTGTGACAGGCATATATTTTTAAtcgaagtaaagtaaaaaaaatacatatattattttttatgctgtttatcTTAAGGTTTCTCTAAAAtatctttttctgttttacatttgTGTGTAGACTGGTTCTGATGTCTTCAGTTATTATATAGTTATTCCAGGAAAAGGTTTAGATAAACAAGGGAaaggaagagttgggtcaggataaaggagagggaaaaagtgtgaaacgtatctccattcattactctgtatgtAGAAGTATAGACACTaggctttaaaatacttttgtagaagttaaagtatctaCTTGCGTatcagtaaatgtaaaagtactggtttcaaaactacaaagtataaaagtaatggaagggaaaagcttaggctgcacctATAGTGCATTACCCCCCTCCCCATAAtgcatttttctaaaaaaaaaacaatgactataatgttatattaaaatgttaatgttgatcaaTTTGGGATGCTCCCTGATTCAGTGGCATATATACACATTGGAAATGAGTGttttttagtacaatgtaaatatattacagttttttacagttgCTAACATGCATTTGTCCAATCTGTagtcacattttcaaaacttaacacaacatctgtctgttgtggactatacTGTTCATACAAATCATGTTGCTATCACACAATATACATTCAATTAACATGACTTAAACATgcttacattttaataatgtcGCCCCCTCACACAATTCTGCATCTTTCTTATCAAATTTACAATTGCTTGATTACAGCATGTCAAAATTAACTACCTCATGTTCCAAACCTtgaatacagtatataactactgCTTCTGCAACAATAGCAGGTGTAAAGTTATCATAACTATTATTTTGAATTTACAGATTATAAGAGGCTAT of the Astyanax mexicanus isolate ESR-SI-001 chromosome 10, AstMex3_surface, whole genome shotgun sequence genome contains:
- the LOC125804845 gene encoding uncharacterized protein LOC125804845 produces the protein MASAQVYTCLECGMYSLDPLSTDTGNNSGICTKCEIVSTLVDKVNKLELHVRGLIRDRQQDSLLAAPGVSGRVSTPSTPALEPSQRGEWVTSRRHSRKAKANATAKATASPPKHHAPPVHVSNRFAPLSEAPTEEPVKGTLVIGDSIVRHVKLATPLGAPAATVTCLPGARAPDVSGNLRLGNRRYSRVVIHVGANDIRLRQSEVTKANIKEVIKQAQTLSEEVICSGPIPMRRGDEAYSRLSSLNRWMSKWCAENHVGFIDNWLHFEGKPGLLGRDGVHPTREGAALLSCSIAHSLLVSRQSSIRSC